The following are encoded in a window of Mycobacterium sp. ELW1 genomic DNA:
- a CDS encoding adenylate/guanylate cyclase domain-containing protein produces the protein MYRYGGFVTTAQLSPERINGFVRWVARTPWPVFTLGMLQADIIGALLVLGFLRFGLPPSDRVMLQDLPTLNLVIFLSYLFISFAVGAFVSLKLLVPVFRWQRRDALLAEDDPAATETARLRALRMPIYRSVISMTNWVLGAVVFIAASWPVASHAAPVLAVSTLLGATATTIIGYLQSERVLRPVAVAALRGGVPEKFHRPGVVQRLVLTWLLSTGVPLLAIVLSVVASKFSLLAASADALFTPILLMAVAALVVGMAGNVLAAMSIADPLRQLRWALGEVQRGNYNAHMQIYDASELGLLQAGFNDMVRDLSERQRLRDLFGRYVGEDVARRALERGTELGGQERDVAVLFVDLVGSTQLAASRPPSEVVSMLNEFFRVVVDTVKKHGGFVNKFQGDAALCIFGAPIEHPDASGAALAASRELHDELVGVLGQTEFGIGVSAGRAIAGHIGAQARFEYTVIGDPVNEAARLTELAKLENGHVLASAIAVSGALDAEALCWNVGEIVELRGRRAPTQLARPMNLLLPSETRGEIATGSSG, from the coding sequence CTGTACCGATACGGTGGGTTCGTGACCACCGCGCAACTCAGCCCGGAGCGGATCAATGGATTCGTCCGGTGGGTTGCGCGTACACCGTGGCCGGTGTTCACCCTGGGCATGCTGCAGGCCGACATCATCGGCGCCCTGCTGGTGCTGGGCTTCCTGCGGTTCGGGTTGCCGCCGTCGGACCGGGTCATGCTGCAGGACCTGCCGACGCTGAACCTGGTCATCTTCCTGAGCTACCTGTTCATTTCGTTCGCGGTGGGTGCCTTCGTCAGCCTCAAGCTGCTCGTTCCGGTGTTCCGCTGGCAACGCCGCGACGCCCTGCTGGCCGAGGACGATCCGGCCGCCACCGAGACGGCCCGGCTACGGGCGCTGCGGATGCCCATCTACCGCTCGGTGATCAGCATGACCAACTGGGTGCTGGGCGCGGTCGTGTTCATCGCCGCGAGCTGGCCGGTGGCCAGCCATGCCGCGCCGGTGCTGGCGGTGTCCACCCTGCTGGGCGCCACGGCCACCACGATCATCGGCTACCTGCAGTCCGAGCGCGTGCTGCGCCCGGTGGCGGTCGCCGCGCTGCGCGGCGGCGTGCCGGAGAAGTTCCACCGGCCGGGCGTCGTCCAGCGGCTGGTGCTGACCTGGCTGCTGTCCACCGGGGTGCCGCTGCTGGCGATCGTGCTGTCGGTCGTGGCCAGCAAGTTCTCGCTGCTGGCCGCGTCGGCCGACGCTCTGTTCACCCCGATCCTGCTGATGGCCGTCGCCGCGCTGGTGGTCGGGATGGCCGGCAACGTGCTGGCGGCCATGTCGATCGCCGATCCGCTGCGCCAGTTGCGCTGGGCGCTCGGGGAGGTCCAGCGCGGCAATTACAACGCGCACATGCAGATCTACGACGCCAGCGAGCTGGGCCTGCTGCAGGCCGGCTTCAACGACATGGTCCGCGATCTGAGCGAACGGCAGCGACTGCGCGACCTGTTCGGCCGCTACGTCGGTGAGGACGTCGCCAGGCGCGCCCTGGAGCGCGGCACCGAGCTCGGCGGCCAGGAGCGCGATGTCGCGGTGCTGTTCGTCGACCTGGTCGGCTCGACCCAGCTGGCCGCCTCACGTCCGCCCAGCGAGGTCGTGAGCATGCTCAACGAGTTCTTCCGGGTGGTCGTCGACACCGTCAAGAAGCACGGCGGCTTCGTCAACAAGTTCCAGGGCGACGCGGCGCTGTGCATCTTCGGCGCCCCGATCGAACACCCCGATGCCTCCGGTGCGGCGCTGGCCGCCTCCCGCGAATTGCACGACGAGCTGGTCGGCGTGCTGGGCCAGACCGAGTTCGGTATCGGCGTCTCGGCCGGGCGGGCGATCGCCGGGCATATCGGCGCGCAGGCCCGGTTCGAATACACCGTGATCGGCGACCCGGTCAACGAAGCCGCCCGACTGACGGAGCTGGCCAAATTGGAGAATGGCCACGTGCTGGCATCGGCGATCGCGGTCAGCGGCGCCCTGGATGCCGAGGCGCTGTGCTGGAACGTCGGCGAGATCGTCGAGCTGCGCGGCCGGCGTGCACCCACACAGCTGGCTCGCCCGATGAACCTTCTGCTGCCCAGCGAAACCCGCGGCGAAATCGCCACTGGCTCAAGCGGTTAG
- a CDS encoding DEAD/DEAH box helicase: MVSFGSELLNAAVAGAESSPAALLHVAELPARQANGAKWPAWADPDVLRAFHDHGIAEPWSHQVQAAELAHAGRHVVISTGTASGKSLAFQLPIMDALARDPRARALYLSPTKALGHDQLRSAHSLTTAVAALADVAPTSYDGDTPVEVRRFARERSRWLFSNPDMIHLSLLRNHARWAVYLRGLRYIVVDECHYYRGIFGSNVAMVLRRLLRLCQRYAPASGPGPTVIFASATTAAPGETAAELIGQTVTAVTEDGSPHGARTVALWEPELRTDMTGENGAPVRRSAGAEAARMMADLVAEGARTLTFVRSRRGAELIALGARARLEDIAPQLLDTVASYRAGYLAEDRRELERALADGELRGVATTNALELGIDIAGLDAVLLAGFPGTVASFWQQAGRSGRRGQGALVVLVARDDPLDTYLVHHPEALLDKPVERVVIDPTNPYVVGPQLLCAATEMPLEDAEVRQWEAEPVAAELVDDGLLRRRGGKYFPAAGLDPHPAVDIRGSAGGSIAIVEAGTGRMLGSADAGQAPAAVHPGAVYLHQGESYLVDSLSFSDGVAFVHAEDPGYTTFAREITDIAVTGTGERVHYGPVTLGLVPVSVTHRVIGYLRRRLSGEVIDFVELDMPEHCLPTTAVMYTITPEALAENGIEQLRIPGSLHAAEHAAIGLLPLVASCDRGDIGGVSTAIGADGLPTVFVYDGHPGGAGFAERGYRLAGTWLGATAAAIEACECPQGCPSCVQSPKCGNGNDPLDKSGAVAVLKLVLAQVNAGGA, translated from the coding sequence ATGGTGAGTTTCGGCAGCGAGCTGCTTAACGCGGCGGTCGCAGGTGCCGAATCATCGCCGGCTGCGCTGCTTCACGTCGCCGAGCTTCCCGCCCGCCAGGCGAACGGCGCAAAGTGGCCTGCCTGGGCTGATCCAGATGTGCTCCGCGCGTTCCATGATCACGGAATCGCCGAGCCGTGGTCGCATCAGGTGCAGGCCGCCGAGCTGGCGCACGCCGGCCGCCATGTCGTCATCAGCACGGGCACCGCATCGGGCAAGTCGCTGGCGTTCCAATTACCGATCATGGATGCGCTGGCGCGTGATCCGCGGGCCAGGGCACTTTATTTGTCACCCACCAAAGCGCTCGGCCACGACCAATTACGCTCCGCCCATTCTTTGACCACCGCGGTGGCCGCGCTGGCCGACGTCGCACCGACTTCCTACGACGGCGACACACCGGTCGAGGTGCGCAGATTCGCCCGCGAGAGGTCGCGCTGGTTGTTCTCCAACCCCGACATGATCCATCTGTCGTTGCTGCGCAACCATGCCCGGTGGGCGGTCTACCTACGCGGGTTGCGTTATATCGTCGTCGACGAATGCCATTACTACCGGGGCATTTTCGGGTCGAACGTGGCCATGGTGTTACGACGCCTGCTGCGGCTGTGTCAGCGCTATGCCCCGGCGTCCGGGCCGGGGCCGACGGTCATCTTCGCCAGCGCGACCACCGCAGCCCCCGGTGAGACCGCCGCCGAGTTGATCGGGCAGACCGTGACGGCGGTGACCGAGGACGGGTCACCGCACGGCGCGCGCACGGTGGCGCTGTGGGAGCCCGAACTGCGTACCGATATGACGGGCGAAAACGGTGCGCCGGTGCGCCGTTCGGCCGGCGCCGAGGCGGCTCGCATGATGGCCGATCTCGTTGCTGAGGGGGCCCGGACGTTGACGTTCGTCAGGTCGCGGCGCGGGGCGGAGCTGATCGCGCTCGGCGCCAGGGCCCGGCTGGAGGACATCGCCCCGCAGCTGCTCGACACCGTCGCGTCTTATCGGGCCGGGTACCTCGCCGAGGACCGCCGGGAATTGGAGCGCGCCCTCGCCGATGGCGAATTACGCGGGGTGGCCACCACGAATGCACTCGAGCTGGGTATCGATATCGCCGGGCTGGATGCCGTTCTGCTGGCGGGTTTTCCGGGTACGGTGGCGTCATTCTGGCAGCAGGCCGGCCGTTCGGGACGGCGCGGCCAGGGTGCACTTGTGGTGCTCGTTGCGCGTGACGACCCGTTGGACACCTACCTGGTGCACCATCCGGAGGCGTTGCTGGACAAGCCGGTTGAGCGGGTGGTCATCGACCCGACGAACCCCTACGTGGTCGGTCCGCAGCTGCTGTGCGCGGCGACGGAGATGCCCTTGGAAGATGCCGAGGTGCGGCAGTGGGAGGCCGAGCCGGTGGCAGCCGAACTGGTCGACGACGGGTTGCTGCGCCGGCGCGGCGGCAAGTACTTCCCCGCCGCGGGGCTGGATCCCCATCCGGCGGTGGACATCCGCGGTTCGGCCGGTGGCAGCATCGCGATCGTCGAGGCCGGGACAGGGCGGATGCTCGGCAGCGCGGACGCCGGCCAGGCGCCGGCGGCCGTTCACCCCGGTGCGGTGTATCTCCATCAGGGTGAGAGCTACCTCGTCGACTCGTTGAGCTTCTCCGACGGAGTGGCGTTCGTGCACGCCGAGGATCCCGGCTACACCACATTCGCCAGGGAGATCACCGACATCGCGGTGACCGGGACGGGCGAACGAGTGCACTACGGCCCGGTGACACTGGGTCTGGTGCCGGTGTCGGTCACACACCGGGTGATCGGCTATCTGCGCCGACGGTTGTCCGGCGAGGTGATCGACTTCGTCGAGCTGGACATGCCCGAGCACTGTCTGCCGACCACCGCGGTGATGTACACGATCACGCCGGAAGCGCTGGCGGAAAACGGGATTGAACAGCTGCGGATACCGGGTTCGTTGCACGCCGCCGAGCACGCCGCGATCGGGCTGCTGCCGCTGGTGGCCAGTTGCGACCGCGGCGATATCGGCGGCGTCTCCACCGCCATCGGCGCCGACGGCCTGCCCACGGTTTTCGTCTACGACGGGCATCCGGGTGGGGCCGGTTTCGCCGAGCGCGGCTATCGTCTGGCCGGCACGTGGCTGGGTGCCACCGCGGCCGCGATCGAGGCGTGCGAATGCCCGCAGGGCTGTCCGTCATGCGTGCAGTCGCCCAAGTGCGGCAACGGGAATGACCCGCTGGACAAGTCCGGTGCTGTTGCCGTCCTCAAGCTCGTTCTGGCACAGGTAAATGCAGGCGGTGCCTGA
- a CDS encoding DUF4244 domain-containing protein, with protein sequence MVMVAVDDAGMSTVEYAIGTIAAAAFGAILYSVVTGDSIVGALTNIINRALNTKV encoded by the coding sequence ATGGTAATGGTGGCGGTCGACGATGCCGGGATGTCGACGGTCGAGTACGCGATCGGCACGATCGCCGCCGCGGCATTCGGCGCGATCCTCTACAGCGTGGTCACCGGCGACTCGATCGTCGGCGCGTTGACCAACATCATCAATCGCGCGCTGAACACGAAGGTCTAA
- a CDS encoding TadE family type IV pilus minor pilin: MAIAALVVVLVVCASGITAVAMQVRCIDAAREAARLAARGDEAGADTAARWVGPAGATVRIRRDGGFVVATVTGRSRLLPGVVITADAVAASEPGA; the protein is encoded by the coding sequence CTGGCCATCGCCGCGCTGGTGGTGGTCCTGGTTGTCTGCGCCAGTGGCATCACCGCGGTCGCGATGCAGGTGCGCTGCATCGACGCCGCCCGCGAGGCGGCCCGGTTGGCGGCCCGCGGTGATGAGGCGGGCGCGGACACCGCTGCCCGTTGGGTCGGACCCGCCGGCGCCACAGTGCGAATCCGGCGTGACGGTGGCTTCGTCGTCGCGACGGTCACCGGCAGGTCCCGGCTGCTGCCCGGTGTCGTCATCACCGCCGATGCGGTCGCGGCCAGCGAGCCTGGCGCGTGA
- a CDS encoding cold-shock protein, whose amino-acid sequence MPQGTVKWFNAEKGFGFIAPEDGSADVFVHYTEIQGSGFRTLEENQRVEFEVGQSPKGPQATGVRAV is encoded by the coding sequence ATGCCACAGGGAACTGTGAAGTGGTTCAACGCCGAGAAGGGTTTCGGGTTCATTGCACCCGAGGACGGCTCTGCCGACGTGTTCGTCCACTACACGGAAATTCAGGGGTCGGGCTTCCGCACCCTTGAGGAGAACCAACGGGTCGAGTTCGAGGTCGGTCAGAGCCCCAAGGGCCCACAGGCCACAGGCGTTCGCGCCGTCTGA
- a CDS encoding DNA polymerase III subunit delta', with translation MSGVFTRLVGQSAVEAELVGAARAARGDSAHDVAAIGTMTHAWLITGPPGSGRSVAAQCFAAALQCTADGTPGCGECRACTTTMAGTHGDVRRIIPEGLSIGVHEMRAIVQIASRRPSTGRWQIVVVEDADRLTEGAANALLKVVEEPPPSTVFLLCAPSVDPEDIAITLRSRCRHVALVTPPAGAIAQVLIDRDGLSAEEAQWAASISGGHVGRARRLATDPDARERRSRALSLARDAATPSRAYAAAEELVATAEAEAKALNVGRDEAEADELRTALGAGGTGKGTAGTLRGSAGAIKDLERRQKSRQTRASRDALDRALIDLATYFRDALLVANGAGSVAPNHPDMAERVAALAAHASPERLLRCIEAVLECREALAINVKPKFAVDAMVATVGQALRSDL, from the coding sequence ATGTCCGGAGTTTTCACGCGGTTGGTGGGCCAAAGCGCCGTGGAAGCGGAGCTGGTCGGTGCCGCTCGGGCCGCCCGGGGTGATTCCGCTCACGATGTGGCCGCCATCGGCACCATGACACACGCCTGGCTGATCACCGGTCCGCCCGGATCAGGGCGCTCGGTGGCGGCGCAGTGCTTCGCGGCGGCCCTTCAGTGCACTGCCGACGGCACACCCGGTTGCGGGGAGTGCCGGGCGTGCACGACGACGATGGCCGGTACCCATGGCGATGTCCGGCGGATCATCCCCGAGGGGCTGTCCATCGGGGTCCACGAGATGCGAGCCATCGTCCAGATCGCTTCCCGGCGGCCCAGCACCGGCCGCTGGCAGATCGTCGTGGTGGAGGACGCCGACCGGCTCACCGAGGGTGCGGCCAACGCATTGCTCAAGGTGGTGGAGGAACCACCGCCGTCGACGGTGTTCCTGCTGTGTGCGCCGTCGGTGGACCCCGAGGACATCGCGATCACCCTGCGGTCGCGCTGCCGGCATGTGGCGCTGGTGACGCCGCCGGCCGGGGCGATCGCACAGGTGCTGATCGACCGCGACGGCCTGTCCGCCGAGGAAGCGCAGTGGGCGGCGTCGATCAGTGGAGGGCATGTCGGTCGGGCCCGACGGCTGGCCACCGATCCCGACGCCCGCGAGCGCCGGTCCCGTGCGCTGAGCCTGGCCCGCGACGCCGCCACGCCGTCGCGCGCCTATGCGGCCGCCGAAGAGCTGGTGGCCACCGCGGAGGCCGAGGCCAAGGCCCTGAATGTGGGCCGTGACGAGGCCGAGGCGGACGAACTGCGCACGGCGCTGGGTGCCGGCGGGACCGGGAAGGGGACGGCGGGAACCCTGCGCGGGTCGGCGGGTGCGATCAAGGACCTCGAGCGGCGGCAGAAGTCCCGGCAGACTCGCGCCTCGCGCGATGCCCTCGACCGTGCGCTGATCGATCTGGCGACGTACTTCCGGGACGCCCTGCTGGTGGCGAACGGCGCGGGCTCGGTGGCGCCGAATCACCCCGACATGGCCGAGCGGGTGGCGGCTCTGGCGGCGCATGCGTCGCCGGAGCGGCTGCTGCGCTGCATCGAAGCGGTGCTCGAGTGTCGTGAGGCGCTGGCGATCAACGTCAAGCCCAAATTCGCCGTCGATGCGATGGTGGCCACCGTGGGTCAGGCACTGCGTTCGGACCTGTAG
- a CDS encoding PAS domain-containing protein, producing MTPDWLLVETLGTEPVVVAQGRQMKNLVPLAIYLRRNPHLAAIQTAIAETVATGNTLASITPKSDRVIRTEPVQMSDGRMHGVHVWIGPADAEPPERPIPGPLKWDMTLGIATDTVESLVNAGLDPTKEPTHGRAFAEDLPSRSFNRDEAKVLALAIDAAPGRTYCTTWTFTDSQGETIRAGFVARTASEMADDGTEHLVARAMNLRCDLDEAALPPDHLAQRILDGLSQPGVHRALVDLNTWKLLKWLDDPCPHYDWRQSVQFHPDDRDLLIPMADDFATGNASRVLRLPGVDGGWVPMHVTVNRVEVDKNIFAGLITLRLPTAAELSAARLTAKGTSTG from the coding sequence ATGACGCCCGACTGGCTGCTGGTGGAAACACTCGGCACCGAACCGGTGGTCGTCGCGCAGGGCCGTCAGATGAAGAATTTGGTGCCCCTGGCCATTTATTTGCGGCGCAACCCGCATCTGGCCGCGATCCAGACCGCCATCGCCGAAACCGTGGCGACCGGCAACACCCTGGCCAGCATCACCCCGAAGAGCGACCGGGTGATCCGCACCGAGCCCGTCCAGATGTCCGACGGTCGGATGCACGGGGTGCATGTCTGGATCGGTCCCGCTGACGCGGAGCCGCCGGAGCGGCCGATACCGGGGCCGCTGAAATGGGACATGACTCTCGGGATCGCCACCGACACCGTCGAATCACTGGTGAACGCCGGGCTGGATCCCACCAAGGAGCCCACTCACGGCCGGGCCTTCGCCGAGGATCTGCCGTCGCGCAGCTTCAACCGCGACGAGGCCAAGGTGCTGGCCTTGGCGATCGATGCCGCGCCCGGCCGGACATACTGCACCACTTGGACTTTCACCGATAGTCAGGGCGAGACGATTCGGGCGGGCTTCGTGGCACGCACCGCTTCGGAGATGGCCGACGACGGCACCGAGCACCTCGTCGCCCGGGCGATGAACCTGCGCTGCGACCTCGACGAGGCCGCGCTGCCACCCGACCATCTGGCGCAACGCATTCTCGACGGGCTGTCGCAGCCGGGCGTCCACCGGGCCCTCGTCGACCTCAACACGTGGAAGCTGTTGAAGTGGCTCGACGATCCGTGCCCGCACTACGACTGGCGCCAGAGCGTCCAATTCCACCCCGACGACCGCGACTTGCTCATCCCGATGGCGGACGACTTTGCGACCGGTAACGCCAGCAGGGTGTTGCGGCTGCCCGGGGTGGACGGCGGCTGGGTGCCGATGCACGTCACCGTCAACCGCGTCGAGGTGGACAAGAACATCTTCGCGGGGCTGATCACCCTGCGTCTGCCCACCGCGGCGGAACTCTCCGCCGCCCGGCTCACCGCCAAGGGCACCTCCACCGGCTAG
- a CDS encoding type II secretion system F family protein, whose amino-acid sequence MTAAAVLLAAAVLLAPGPLLVRHRIGLAANVSAPNHRSMVRTDPLATASALDVFAVCLAGGMSVSAAAAATAPSAPDRLGAVLRRAADLLALGADPDTAWCAQPGEDGDALARLARRSASSGSALAQGVAELAEQSRQDAGHTAAAAAERASVLIAGPLGLCFLPAFVCLGIVPVVAGLAGDVFASGIL is encoded by the coding sequence GTGACCGCGGCCGCAGTGTTGTTGGCCGCCGCCGTGCTACTCGCGCCGGGCCCGCTGCTGGTGCGTCACCGAATAGGGTTGGCCGCCAATGTTTCTGCACCGAACCACCGCAGCATGGTGCGCACTGACCCGTTGGCGACCGCGTCGGCCCTCGACGTGTTCGCGGTATGCCTCGCGGGCGGCATGTCGGTGTCCGCTGCGGCTGCGGCGACGGCACCCTCGGCGCCGGACCGGCTCGGTGCGGTGTTGCGCCGCGCGGCGGATCTGTTGGCGCTGGGCGCGGACCCGGACACCGCCTGGTGCGCGCAGCCCGGCGAGGACGGCGATGCCCTGGCCAGGTTGGCGCGCCGGTCGGCGTCGTCGGGAAGCGCACTGGCACAGGGTGTGGCCGAACTCGCCGAGCAGTCGCGACAAGACGCCGGCCACACCGCGGCGGCGGCCGCCGAACGAGCCTCGGTGCTGATCGCCGGACCGCTGGGACTGTGTTTTCTGCCGGCATTCGTGTGCCTGGGCATCGTGCCGGTGGTGGCCGGCTTGGCCGGTGACGTGTTCGCATCGGGAATTCTGTGA
- the topA gene encoding type I DNA topoisomerase, with amino-acid sequence MADDGNRRSGGDGRGNGAVRRLVIVESPTKARKIAGYLGSNYIVESSRGHIRDLPRNAADVPAKYKAEPWARLGVNVEDNFEPLYIISPEKKSTVTELKGLLKDVDELYLATDGDREGEAIAWHLLETLKPRVPVKRMVFHEITEPAIRAAAENPRDLDNDLVDAQETRRILDRLYGYEVSPVLWKKVAPKLSAGRVQSVATRIIVQRERDRMAFRSASYWDVIAELDASVSDPNAAPPRFTARLVNVDSKRVATGRDFDSLGVIRKPDEVVVLDEAAAGSLATGLRGASLSVASVEEKPYTRKPYPPFMTSTLQQEAGRKLRFSAERTMSIAQRLYENGYITYMRTDSTTLSQSAIDAARNQARQLYGDEYVHPSPRQYTRKVKNAQEAHEAIRPAGDVFATPGALHRELDTDEFRLYELIWQRTVASQMADARGTTLSLRIGGTSSDGREVTFAASGRTITFAGFLKAYVETVDEQAGGEADDAESRLPQLRQGQRVDATGLTADGHTTNPPARYTEASLIKALEELGIGRPSTYSSIIKTIQDRGYVHKKGSALVPSWVAFAVTGLLEQHFGRLVDYDFTAAMEDELDEIATGQERRTNWLSNFYFGGEHGVADSIARAGGLKKLVGVNLEGIDAREVNSIKLFDDEEGRPIVVRVGKNGPYLERMITGEDGEPKPQRANLNDEITPDELTLEMAETLFATPQEGRSLGVDPESGHEIVAKDGRYGPYVTEVLPPPPDDDPGVGAKKGKKPTGPKPRTGSLLRSMDLQTITLEDALKLLSLPRVVGVDPANGEEITAQNGRYGPYLKRGTDSRSLATEDQIFEITLEEALKIYSEPKRRGRQGAAAPPLRELGVDQASGQPMVIKDGRFGPYVTDGETNASLRKGDDVLSITDERASELLADRRARGPVKKKAAAKKTTRKAPAKKAAKKA; translated from the coding sequence TTGGCTGACGACGGAAACCGCCGGAGCGGCGGTGACGGACGGGGCAATGGCGCCGTTCGGCGGCTCGTCATCGTCGAGTCGCCCACCAAGGCGCGCAAAATCGCCGGTTATCTGGGCTCCAACTACATCGTGGAGTCGTCCCGCGGGCACATCCGTGACCTGCCGCGCAACGCTGCCGACGTGCCCGCCAAGTACAAAGCCGAGCCCTGGGCGCGGCTAGGCGTCAACGTCGAGGACAACTTCGAGCCGCTCTACATCATCAGCCCGGAGAAGAAGAGCACGGTCACCGAGCTCAAGGGCCTGCTCAAGGACGTCGACGAGCTCTATCTGGCCACCGACGGTGACCGCGAGGGCGAGGCCATCGCCTGGCACCTGCTGGAGACGCTGAAGCCCCGCGTCCCGGTCAAGCGGATGGTCTTCCACGAGATCACCGAGCCCGCCATCCGCGCGGCCGCCGAAAACCCCCGCGACCTCGACAACGATCTGGTCGACGCGCAGGAGACCCGGCGCATCCTCGACCGGCTCTACGGCTACGAAGTCAGCCCGGTGCTGTGGAAGAAGGTCGCCCCGAAGCTGTCCGCGGGCCGGGTGCAGTCCGTGGCCACCCGCATCATCGTGCAGCGCGAACGCGACCGGATGGCCTTCCGCAGCGCCTCCTACTGGGATGTCATCGCTGAGCTCGACGCCAGCGTCTCGGACCCAAACGCGGCGCCGCCGCGGTTCACCGCCCGGTTGGTCAACGTCGACAGCAAGCGGGTGGCCACCGGCCGCGACTTCGACTCCCTCGGCGTCATCCGCAAGCCCGATGAGGTGGTCGTGCTCGACGAGGCGGCGGCCGGTTCGCTGGCCACCGGTTTGCGGGGCGCCAGCCTGTCGGTGGCCTCGGTGGAGGAGAAGCCGTACACCCGCAAGCCGTACCCGCCGTTCATGACCTCGACGTTGCAGCAGGAGGCGGGCCGCAAGCTGCGGTTCTCTGCCGAGCGCACGATGAGCATCGCGCAGCGGCTGTACGAGAACGGCTACATCACCTATATGCGTACCGACTCGACGACACTGTCGCAGTCGGCGATCGATGCCGCGCGTAATCAGGCGCGCCAGCTCTACGGCGACGAGTACGTTCATCCCTCGCCGCGGCAGTACACCCGCAAGGTCAAGAACGCGCAGGAGGCGCACGAGGCGATCCGCCCCGCCGGTGATGTCTTCGCCACCCCCGGGGCCCTTCATCGCGAACTCGATACCGACGAGTTCCGGCTCTATGAGCTGATCTGGCAACGCACGGTCGCCTCGCAGATGGCCGATGCCCGCGGCACCACGTTGAGCCTGCGTATCGGCGGAACATCTTCGGACGGACGGGAAGTCACGTTCGCCGCCAGCGGCCGCACCATCACGTTCGCCGGCTTCCTGAAGGCCTATGTCGAGACCGTCGACGAGCAGGCCGGCGGTGAGGCGGACGACGCCGAGAGCCGCCTGCCGCAGCTGCGCCAGGGTCAGCGGGTGGACGCGACCGGCCTGACCGCCGATGGGCACACCACCAACCCGCCGGCGCGCTACACCGAGGCGTCGCTGATCAAGGCGCTCGAGGAACTCGGAATCGGCCGTCCCTCAACGTATTCCTCGATCATCAAGACGATCCAGGACCGCGGCTATGTGCACAAGAAGGGCAGCGCGCTGGTGCCGTCCTGGGTGGCGTTCGCGGTGACCGGTCTGCTCGAACAGCACTTCGGCCGCCTGGTGGATTACGACTTCACCGCCGCCATGGAGGACGAACTCGACGAGATCGCCACCGGCCAGGAGCGGCGCACCAACTGGCTGTCGAACTTCTACTTCGGCGGTGAGCACGGCGTGGCGGATTCGATCGCCCGTGCCGGTGGCCTCAAGAAGCTGGTGGGCGTCAACCTCGAAGGTATCGATGCCCGAGAAGTCAACTCCATCAAGCTCTTTGATGACGAAGAGGGCCGTCCGATCGTGGTCCGGGTGGGCAAGAACGGCCCATACCTGGAGCGGATGATCACCGGCGAGGACGGCGAGCCCAAACCGCAACGGGCCAACCTCAACGACGAGATCACCCCCGACGAGCTGACCCTCGAGATGGCCGAAACCCTTTTCGCCACACCGCAAGAGGGTCGATCACTCGGCGTGGACCCGGAATCCGGCCACGAGATCGTGGCCAAAGACGGGCGGTACGGCCCGTATGTCACCGAGGTGCTGCCCCCGCCGCCGGACGATGATCCCGGCGTGGGTGCCAAGAAGGGTAAGAAGCCGACCGGCCCCAAGCCGCGCACCGGTTCCCTGCTGCGCTCGATGGATCTGCAGACCATCACCCTCGAGGACGCTCTGAAGCTGCTCTCGCTGCCGCGGGTGGTCGGCGTGGATCCCGCCAACGGCGAGGAGATCACCGCGCAGAACGGCCGCTACGGGCCATACCTCAAGCGCGGCACCGACTCTCGCTCGCTGGCCACCGAGGATCAGATCTTCGAGATCACCCTCGAAGAGGCGTTGAAGATCTACTCCGAGCCCAAACGCCGTGGCCGCCAGGGCGCCGCGGCGCCGCCGCTGCGTGAGCTCGGTGTCGATCAGGCGTCGGGTCAGCCGATGGTGATCAAGGACGGGCGCTTCGGTCCGTACGTCACCGACGGCGAGACCAACGCGAGCCTGCGCAAGGGCGACGACGTCCTGTCGATCACCGACGAGCGGGCTTCGGAGCTGCTCGCCGATCGCCGGGCTCGTGGCCCGGTCAAGAAGAAGGCTGCCGCGAAGAAGACGACGCGCAAGGCGCCGGCCAAAAAGGCTGCGAAGAAGGCCTAA
- a CDS encoding Rv3654c family TadE-like protein: MATVLAAVLIATVAAITVAGVQVGSAVVARHRAQAGADMAALAAAMWLPQGPETACRQAAAVSRAMGTALSGCDVDELDIVIHVDVATGRLLGSRAHAAARAGPIDVG; the protein is encoded by the coding sequence GTGGCGACCGTGCTGGCGGCGGTGCTCATCGCCACCGTGGCGGCGATCACCGTGGCGGGTGTCCAGGTCGGAAGCGCCGTGGTGGCACGGCATCGCGCTCAGGCCGGCGCGGACATGGCGGCGCTGGCCGCTGCCATGTGGCTGCCCCAGGGACCCGAGACGGCGTGCCGGCAGGCCGCCGCGGTCAGCCGCGCGATGGGCACGGCGCTGAGTGGGTGCGACGTCGACGAACTCGACATCGTCATCCATGTCGATGTCGCGACGGGCCGGCTTCTCGGGAGCCGTGCGCACGCCGCGGCGCGGGCGGGTCCCATCGATGTGGGGTAG